In Streptomyces ambofaciens ATCC 23877, a single genomic region encodes these proteins:
- a CDS encoding DUF4442 domain-containing protein — MSIGELLAATVPMVRTLNLEYLETTPEKAVLALPDQSEYRNHVGGPHAGAMFTLGESASGAIVLAAFGDQLSRAVPLPVTAEIAFKKIALGPVTATATLGRPVADVVAELDAGSRPEFPVSVAIQREDGAVTGEMTVTWTLRPNG; from the coding sequence ATGTCGATCGGCGAGTTGCTCGCCGCCACGGTGCCGATGGTCAGGACCCTGAACCTCGAGTACCTGGAGACCACTCCGGAGAAGGCCGTGCTGGCCCTGCCGGACCAGAGCGAGTACCGCAACCACGTCGGCGGACCCCACGCCGGAGCCATGTTCACGCTCGGCGAGTCGGCGAGCGGCGCGATCGTGCTGGCAGCCTTCGGCGACCAGCTCTCCCGGGCGGTGCCGTTGCCGGTCACCGCGGAGATCGCCTTCAAGAAGATCGCGCTCGGGCCGGTCACGGCCACCGCGACGCTGGGCCGCCCCGTCGCCGACGTGGTCGCGGAGCTGGACGCGGGCAGCCGCCCGGAGTTCCCGGTGAGCGTCGCCATCCAGCGGGAGGACGGCGCGGTGACCGGCGAGATGACCGTCACCTGGACCCTGCGCCCCAACGGCTGA
- a CDS encoding acyltransferase, whose product MPKRKNTFSSWRSRLAQRAVHAGWAWVQRTGSVTAAHPGRFRFGALGTGTRLAFPLGTVFGEPWIHVGAHCIIGEQVTLTAGLMPDLDLGPEPILRIGDGVVLGRGSHVIADTTVSIGSDCYFGPYVYVTSTNHSYDDPHQPIGKQWPRMDPVEIGSGCWVGTGAVILPGARIGRNVVVAAGAVVRGAVPDHAVVAGAPARVVRRWTPEEGWQPPLRTPAPVPIPAGVTPGELRALSQLDDEAVARLAELDDRAGPAGRVAEPAAES is encoded by the coding sequence GTGCCGAAGCGCAAGAACACGTTCTCGTCCTGGCGAAGCCGCCTCGCGCAGCGGGCCGTCCACGCGGGCTGGGCCTGGGTGCAGCGCACCGGCTCCGTCACCGCCGCGCACCCCGGCCGCTTCCGCTTCGGCGCCCTGGGCACGGGCACCCGACTGGCCTTCCCGCTCGGCACGGTCTTCGGCGAGCCCTGGATCCACGTGGGCGCCCACTGCATCATCGGCGAGCAGGTCACCCTCACCGCAGGCCTCATGCCGGACCTGGACCTCGGCCCCGAGCCGATCCTGCGCATCGGCGACGGGGTCGTCCTCGGGCGCGGCAGCCACGTCATCGCGGACACCACGGTCAGCATCGGCAGCGACTGCTACTTCGGCCCGTACGTCTACGTCACGTCCACCAACCACTCCTACGACGATCCGCACCAGCCCATCGGCAAGCAGTGGCCCAGGATGGACCCGGTGGAGATCGGCTCCGGCTGCTGGGTCGGCACCGGTGCGGTGATCCTGCCCGGCGCGCGGATCGGGCGGAACGTGGTGGTGGCGGCCGGAGCCGTGGTCCGGGGCGCGGTGCCCGACCACGCCGTGGTGGCGGGCGCGCCCGCCCGCGTCGTACGGCGCTGGACGCCCGAGGAGGGCTGGCAGCCGCCGCTGCGGACCCCGGCTCCGGTGCCGATCCCCGCCGGGGTCACGCCGGGGGAGCTGCGGGCGCTGTCGCAGCTGGACGACGAGGCGGTGGCACGCCTCGCCGAGCTGGACGACCGGGCCGGACCGGCGGGCAGGGTCGCGGAACCGGCCGCCGAGAGCTGA
- a CDS encoding gamma carbonic anhydrase family protein has translation MTQKALITGIGGREPKVDAEAFVAPTSSIVGDVTLHAGASVWYGAVLRGDVERISVGASSNIQDNCTLHADPGFPVTVGERVSVGHNAVVHGATVEDDCLIGMGATVLNGAVIGAGSLVAAQALVPQGMRVPPGSLVAGVPAKVKRELTEEERQGVTLNGTMYAALAVEHRAAVGEGR, from the coding sequence ATGACGCAGAAGGCGCTGATCACGGGCATCGGTGGCAGGGAACCGAAGGTGGACGCGGAGGCCTTCGTGGCGCCGACGTCCTCGATCGTGGGGGACGTGACGCTGCACGCGGGGGCGAGCGTCTGGTACGGGGCGGTGCTGCGCGGCGACGTCGAGCGGATCTCCGTCGGCGCGAGCAGCAACATCCAGGACAACTGCACGCTCCACGCCGACCCGGGCTTCCCCGTCACCGTCGGCGAGCGGGTCTCCGTCGGGCACAACGCCGTGGTCCACGGAGCGACCGTCGAGGACGACTGCCTGATCGGCATGGGCGCCACGGTCCTCAACGGCGCGGTGATCGGCGCCGGTTCGCTGGTCGCGGCCCAGGCCCTGGTCCCGCAGGGGATGCGGGTGCCCCCGGGTTCACTGGTCGCCGGGGTGCCGGCGAAGGTGAAGCGGGAGCTGACGGAGGAGGAGCGTCAGGGGGTCACGCTGAACGGCACCATGTACGCGGCCCTTGCCGTGGAGCACCGGGCGGCGGTGGGAGAGGGCCGGTAG
- a CDS encoding DedA family protein — protein sequence MHVQEWLDTVPAAAVYAVVGLVIALESLGIPLPGEIILVSAALLSSQHGGVDPLVLGVCASTGAVIGDSIGYAIGRKGGRPLLARLGRRFPRHFSEGHIATAERSFQKWGMWAVFFGRFVALLRIFAGPLAGVLRMPYWKFLIANVLGGIVWAGGTTAVIYYVGVVAESWLKRFSWLGLVLAVAIGVTSMLVLKRKAKRAQPLAAAAE from the coding sequence TTGCACGTCCAGGAGTGGCTCGACACGGTGCCCGCGGCGGCCGTGTACGCCGTCGTCGGACTCGTCATCGCTCTGGAGAGTCTGGGCATCCCGTTGCCGGGCGAGATCATCCTGGTCTCGGCGGCCCTGCTGTCCTCCCAGCACGGCGGCGTCGACCCGCTGGTCCTGGGGGTCTGCGCCAGCACGGGTGCGGTGATCGGCGACTCCATCGGGTACGCCATCGGCCGCAAGGGCGGCCGGCCACTGCTGGCCCGGCTGGGCCGCAGGTTCCCCAGGCACTTCAGCGAGGGGCACATCGCCACCGCCGAACGCTCCTTCCAGAAGTGGGGCATGTGGGCCGTCTTCTTCGGCCGCTTCGTCGCCCTGCTGCGCATCTTCGCCGGCCCGCTGGCCGGTGTGCTGCGGATGCCGTACTGGAAGTTCCTGATCGCCAACGTCCTCGGCGGCATCGTCTGGGCGGGCGGCACCACCGCGGTCATCTATTACGTCGGCGTCGTCGCCGAGTCCTGGCTGAAGCGGTTCTCCTGGCTGGGCCTCGTGCTCGCCGTGGCCATCGGTGTGACCTCGATGCTGGTCCTGAAGAGGAAGGCGAAGCGGGCCCAGCCGCTCGCCGCCGCCGCCGAGTAG